The proteins below come from a single Mustela nigripes isolate SB6536 chromosome 14, MUSNIG.SB6536, whole genome shotgun sequence genomic window:
- the C14H1orf216 gene encoding UPF0500 protein C1orf216 homolog, translating to MFTIQPGLAEGGQFPGGPPGVCQAEFQPDSNSNFMASTKDANENWHGMPGHVEPIPMRSSSELPSDNQAFQDPGLPKGEVRSPPEGAEIPGAKLEKLGGASAVRSPLEDNGYASSSLSTDGSSSSPEPACGTPQGLGPADPLPPSVARAVQQLQAQERYKEQEKEKHHAHLVMYRRLTLLQWIRGLQHQLVDQQARLQESFDTILDNRKELIRCLQQRAAPSGPQEQG from the coding sequence ATGTTCACCATCCAGCCAGGGCTAGCTGAGGGGGGCCAGTTCCCTGGGGGCCCACCGGGAGTATGTCAGGCAGAGTTCCAACCAGACAGCAACTCTAACTTCATGGCAAGTACCAAAGACGCCAATGAGAATTGGCATGGGATGCCTGGCCATGTGGAGCCCATACCGATGAGGAGCTCCTCTGAGTTGCCCTCTGACAACCAGGCCTTCCAGGACCCCGGACTCCCTAAAGGGGAGGTACGCAGCCCCCCAGAGGGGGCAGAAATACCCGGAGCTAAGCTTGAGAAGCTGGGTGGCGCCAGCGCGGTCCGCTCCCCGCTGGAGGACAACGGCTATGCCAGCAGCTCTCTAAGCACCGATGGCTCCAGCAGCAGTCCTGAGCCGGCCTGTGGGACCCCCCAAGGCCTGGGCCCTGCAGATCCCCTTCCGCCCTCGGTGGCCCGGGCTGTGCAGCAGTTGCAGGCCCAGGAGCGCTAcaaagagcaggagaaggagaagcaccaTGCACACCTAGTGATGTACCGCCGGCTGACCCTGCTGCAGTGGATACGGGGCCTGCAGCACCAGCTGGTAGACCAGCAGGCCCGCCTGCAGGAGAGCTTCGACACCATCCTGGACAACCGGAAGGAGCTGATCCGCTGTCTCCAACAGAGGGCGGCCCCCTCTGGGCCCCAGGAGCAGGGCTAA